DNA from Geobacter sulfurreducens PCA:
CGAAAGAGAGCAGTATAATTACATAGTTGGCTTAGTTGACCCTGAGATCATCCTCTCAGCAATAACTCATGAAATAGGTCAACTGCCCTCCGTTTCGAAAGAATATCCAAGAGACGATAAAGATAGAAACCAATTGCTTGCAAACCAATTTCTTTGGTTGCACGATTATGTCCTTAAAGAGCAGGCGCGAGCTGCCGAAGAACAAGGCCAACAAGCGGCGGCAGACGGACAAGCCGCTGCGCCTTGAGACGTTATGGTTGCCCCAGCATTGCGGAATGAAAAAAAACAACGCACATAAAGGAAAATAGCCATGCGAAAAATCATCGCTCTTGAATTTGTTTCCCTCGATGGGGTCATCCAAGCGCCGGGCGGGCCGCAGGAGGATACCGACGGTAACTTCAAGTATGGCGGCTGGATTGTGCCCTATTTCGACGAGCGAAGTGGCGACATTATGCAGGAGCAGATGTCCAGAACGCGCGCTCTTTTGCTCGGAAGAAAGACCTACGAAATATTCGCCTCCTATTGGCCGACACACGAAAGCGCGTGGCCGGGCATCAACTCGGCGACGAAGTACGTTGTTTCGGATACGCTTACAGAGTCGCTTTGGGACAACACGGTCATTATCAAAGATCACGTCGTGGAAGAAATACGGAGATTGAAGCAGCAAGTCGGCCCTGACCTACAGGTGTATGGCAGTAGCAACCTTCTCCAGACGCTCTTACAGCATGACCTGGCAGATGAGTTGTGGCTCAAGATTTTTCCTGTTACCCTCGGCACGGGCAAGCGTCTTTTCGGCGAAGGGACGATGCCGGCGGCAT
Protein-coding regions in this window:
- a CDS encoding dihydrofolate reductase family protein, with protein sequence MRKIIALEFVSLDGVIQAPGGPQEDTDGNFKYGGWIVPYFDERSGDIMQEQMSRTRALLLGRKTYEIFASYWPTHESAWPGINSATKYVVSDTLTESLWDNTVIIKDHVVEEIRRLKQQVGPDLQVYGSSNLLQTLLQHDLADELWLKIFPVTLGTGKRLFGEGTMPAAFTLMHSEATPRGVIVANYERAGEVQTGSF